From the genome of Nomia melanderi isolate GNS246 chromosome 14, iyNomMela1, whole genome shotgun sequence, one region includes:
- the LOC116427063 gene encoding hyaluronidase, producing MDTVRQGSCSYGRRMSLTALFLLGPALANGFLFGFRPVTPKDEDRRFNVYWNVPTFMCHKYGMRFEEVSEVYGILQNKMDEFRGDKIAILYDPGMFPALLKDSDGRVVPRNGGVPQEGNLTKHLEIFRKHLTEQIPDESFNGVGVIDFESWRPIFRQNWASLQPYKDFSIELARKQHPFWSSRAVEQEARRSFEKYGKLFMEETLRAAKEIRPSASWGYYAYPYCYNLTPNQPSSQCDRSTVLENDKMSWLFEPEDVLLPSVYLRLSLSSGDRVGLVGGRVKEALRIARQSTPRKKILPYYWYKYQDHRDTYLNKADLEATLRKISDLGADGLIIWGSSNDVNTNDRCLQFREYLNNELGPAVSRVRQTALGYIHNVAGLANNQTNVSVDQV from the exons ATGGACACTGTGCGTCAAGGTTCATGTTCCTATGGCCGAAGAATGTCGCTGACAGCGTTGTTCCTGCTGGGCCCCGCGCTCGCCAACGGATTTCTATTCGG CTTCCGACCGGTCACGCCGAAGGACGAGGACAGGCGTTTCAACGTGTACTGGAACGTGCCCACATTCATGTGCCACAAGTACGGCATGCGTTTCGAGGAGGTGTCCGAGGTGTACGGGATCCTTCAGAACAAGATGGACGAGTTCCGGGGGGACAAGATCGCGATCCTCTACGACCCGGGGATGTTCCCAGCGTTGCTGAAGGATTCGGACG GACGGGTCGTGCCGAGGAACGGCGGCGTCCCGCAGGAGGGCAACCTCACCAAGCATCTGGAGATCTTTCGGAAGCACTTAACCGAGCAGATACCCGACGAGTCGTTTAACGGCGTCGGCGTGATCGATTTTGAAAGTTGGCGACCGATCTTCAGGCAGAACTGGGCTTCCCTTCAGCCGTATAAGGACTTCTCCATTGAGTTGGCGCGGAAACAGCACCCGTTCTGGAGCAGCCGGGCGGTGGAGCAGGAAGCGAGGCGCAGCTTCGAGAAGTACGGGAAACTTTTCATGGAGGAAACATTGAGGGCTGCCAAGGAGATTAGACCGTCCGCCAGCTGGGGCTACTACGCTTATCCCTACTGCTACAATCTGACACCGAACCAGCCCAGCTCGCAATGCGATAGGTCGACCGTGCTGGAGAACGATAA AATGTCATGGCTGTTCGAGCCGGAGGATGTTCTTCTGCCGTCGGTCTATCTGCGGCTCAGTCTGTCCAGCGGCGACAGAGTGGGCCTGGTTGGTGGCAGGGTGAAAGAGGCCCTCCGTATAGCCAGACAGTCGACGCCCCGGAAAAAGATCCTCCCCTATTACTGGTACAAGTACCAGGATCACAGGGACACCTATTTGAATAAG GCTGATCTCGAGGCGACTCTCCGGAAGATCTCGGATCTCGGCGCGGACGGGCTCATCATTTGGGGAAGTTCTAACGACGTCAACACCAACGATAGGTGCCTGCAGTTCAGGGAATACCTGAACAACGAGCTGGGCCCGGCCGTCAGTCGCGTCAGGCAAACCGCGCTCGGCTACATCCACAACGTCGCCGGTCTCGCGAACAATCAGACGAACGTCAGCGTCGATCAAGTATGA
- the Nmt gene encoding N-myristoyl transferase produces the protein MEEKSQVVEREAKKDEIHEKDGKVKSSKKRNRKKKNQMAQAATENHDHAGHRDDHDMHSPCNIWMKDIQMAMEVFNMQQKPAKTQEEAMQKPYQFWSTQPVPKMDEKIVNNEPIEPDKTSIRQEPYSLPADFQWDTLNLDDPLVLCELYTLLAENYVEDDDAMFRFDYPPNFLKWALQPPGWCKEWHCGVRVTKSGRLVGFISAIPATLRVYFHTQKMVEINFLCVHKKLRSKRVAPVLIREITRRVNLQGIFQAVYTAGVVLPKPIATCRYWHRSLNPKKLIDIKFSHLSRNMTMQRTLKLYKLPEHTKVPGFRKLVEADIPQAHKILTEYLKKFDLAPIFSLEEFRHWFLPQNGIIYSFVVENEGKITDMVSYYILPSSIMHHLIHKTLRAAYSFYNVSTVTPWLELMTDALISARNLGFDVFNALDLMDNKEFLEPLKFGIGDGNLQYYLYNWRCPSMTPGKIGLVLQ, from the exons atgGAGGAAAAGAGTCAAGTTGTGGAACGAGAGGCTAAGAAAGATGAAATTCACGAAAAAGATGGGAAGGTGAAGAG ttCAAAAAAGAGAAATCGTAAGAAGAAGAACCAGATGGCGCAAGCCGCCACTGAGAATCATGACCATGCGGGTCATAGGGATGATCATGATATGCACAGTCCATGTAACATTTGGATGAAAGACATACAAATGGCTATGGAAGTGTTTAATATGCAACAAAAGCCTGCCAAAACTCAGGAGGAAGCTATGCAAAAGCCTTATCAATTTTGGAGCACGCAGCCAGTACCAAAAATGG atgaaaaaattgtaaacaatGAACCCATTGAACCTGACAAAACGTCCATAAGGCAAGAACCTTATTCGTTGCCAGCTGATTTTCAATGGGATACTTTGAATCTCGATGATCCTTTAGTCTTATGTGAATTGTATACTTTGTTAGCTGAGAATTATGTGGAGGACGATGATGCAATGTTTAGATTTGATTATCCACCAAATTTTTTGAAAtg GGCACTGCAACCCCCTGGATGGTGCAAAGAATGGCACTGTGGGGTGAGAGTCACTAAAAGCGGACGTCTAGTCGGTTTCATTTCCGCTATACCAGCTACTCTACGTGTATACTTCCA TACTCAGAAAATggtggaaattaatttcttatgcGTGCACAAGAAGTTGAGATCAAAACGAGTCGCGCCCGTCTTAATACGAGAAATAACTAGGCGAGTTAATCTACAAGGTATATTCCAAGCTGTGTACACTGCTGGTGTTGTATTGCCAAAACCAATAGCAACTTGCAG GTACTGGCATCGTTCACTTAATCCAAAGAAACTAATTGATATTAAGTTCTCTCATTTGTCTCGTAACATGACGATGCAGAGAActttgaaactatacaaactgcCAGAACATACAAAGGTGCCAGGATTCAGGAAACTGGTCGAAGCAGACATACCACAGGCTCACAAAATATTGACTGAA TATTTAAAGAAGTTCGACCTGGCACCGATATTTTCCTTAGAAGAATTCCGACACTGGTTCCTCCCTCAGAACGGGATAATTTACAGTTTTGTAGTTGAAAACGAGGGCAAAATTACCGACATGGTCAGCTATTATATATTGCCAAGTTCCATAATGCATCACCTGATCCATAAGACTCTCAGAGCCGCGTACAGTTTCTACAATGTATCCACTGTAACTCCTTGGCTAGAGTTAATGACAGACGCTTTGATATCAGCTCGCAAT CTTGGGTTTGATGTGTTCAACGCGTTGGACCTCATGGACAATAAGGAGTTCCTGGAACCCTTGAAGTTCGGCATAGGCGACGGGAACCTTCAGTACTACCTGTACAATTGGCGTTGCCCCAGCATGACGCCCGGGAAAATTGGTTTGGTGCTCCAGTAG
- the LOC116427029 gene encoding uncharacterized protein LOC116427029: MITWVMVGLLLAAETCGRNVLSGNGNGKEDTQQQDGLKGVTGDEEDIYRLTCYTCVNVSDNQMCNEWAIDTPCPAAGRDFCRSLHILDSKGNSVLVSKSCASSEECGPASVGCIPVDTQQVCISCCDLSYCNIESPTNATNAIYSRKRRAKPKPKRKRPGRNGVGGRSYGTGALWLLASLFYAYHC; the protein is encoded by the exons ATGATCACGTGGGTGATGGTCGGGCTGCTCCTGGCTGCGGAAACTTGCGGCAGAAACGTACTCTCCGGAAACGGGAACGGGAAGGAGGACACACAGCAGCAGGACGGTCTGAAAGGAGTGACCGGCGACGAGGAGGACATCTACC GTCTAACGTGCTACACTTGCGTCAACGTCAGCGATAACCAG ATGTGCAACGAATGGGCGATAGACACGCCGTGTCCGGCGGCCGGCCGGGACTTCTGCAGATCGCTGCACATTTTGGACAGCAAAGGAAACAGCGTCTTG GTGAGCAAGAGTTGCGCGAGCAGCGAGGAATGCGGGCCAGCATCGGTCGGCTGCATCCCGGTGGACACGCAGCAG GTTTGCATCAGCTGCTGCGACCTGAGCTACTGCAACATCGAGTCACCGACGAACGCGACGAACGCGATCTACTCGCGGAAACGTCGCGCCAAGCCGAAGCCGAAACGCAAACGGCCCGGGAGGAACGGGGTGGGCGGCAGATCCTACGGGACCGGCGCCCTGTGGCTGCTAGCCTCGCTCTTCTATGCATATCATTGCTGA